gcaaaatacatattttgttatgtgcaaatggcttgagatacctattaggtccataaattaccatatagcatatattcaacacaaaaaacagcaaccatttgttgttgacaaaggacagctggacatgtaaagggccgcaataccttcagtagcttagggcctcatcaaacctaaatctggccctgattactattattattattattattattattattattatttattaacccagccagataggtggggtattattaaggtaaaggtacccctgcccgtacgggccagtcttgacagactctagggttgtgcgcctatctcactcaagaggccgggggccagcgctgtctggagacacttccgggtcacgtggccagcgtgacaaagctgcatctggggagccagagccgcacacggaaatgccgtttaccttcccgctagtaagcggtccctatttatctacttgcacccgggggtgctttcgaactgctaggttggcaggcgctgggactgaacaacgggagcgcaccccgccgcggggattcgaaccgccgacctgacgatcggcaagtcttaggtgctgaggttttacccacagcgccacccgcgtcccgccggggtattattattattaataaataatactacaAAACTAGgctgaggagaaagagagagagtgctcCAACCAGGGGCAGCCCAAGCCAATTTGCTGCCTAAAGCAAGATGACCACTTGGCTCAAAAGTCTGACCACGCTGGTGGGGTGAATCTTCCTTCGGCACTTGAGATCCTACATGGCACCCCATAATAGGTCAGGCAagctagattggggggggggtgttgctgcaGGGCAGGCCCCATGCCCCATGCTTCGAGCCGctttacacacgcacacaccagagtttgccacccgaggcagctgcctcactccacCAGGTGGGAGGGCTGGCCCTGACTCCAACCCGGAGCTAGGGCGTATTCGGTTAGAAAGAACGCTGGAAACAAATCATACAGAAAGCCAGACTTGTCCCAACACTCAGCCAGGAACCAAAGCTAGCCTTAGGGGTTTCCACCACAAGCTCTGCAGAGGATTGAATCTTAAGTCCTCCCCCCTTAACTGGGCTAATCatagaagttggaagggaccgcgagggtcatctagtctaagccCCCTGCCATGCACAAATCTTTTGCCCaccatggggctcgaacccagcaAAATATTCCGTTAAAATTAAAATTCAATTTAATTCAAATTAAGGAAAAAATAGCTCTTATATTTGGTATTTTACTGGTGGCAGTGAATCACGCCCCTCACTTTATGAACATGCATTGAAAACAGCATATTTTTATGTGTACAAGAAATTGCTAGCCCAGTACAGCCATACAATattaatttgaaaatattttttcagTCCTGCTGGAGATATCTAGAATTCTAAACACTGGTTTAGATATGGAAACCCTCTCTATTTGTGTGCGACTTTGTGAACAAGGGATAAATCCAGAGGCACTGTCTGCTGTCATCAAGGAACTGCGCAAAGCCACGGAAGCCCTAAAGGTATGATTAGTTTTTGGAAAACCAAAATGATCTGTTCAGAGCTCTCAGAATGTTACAACATAAGCTCAAAAACACCCGTGCACTAAATCTGCAGAAATCTGCTTTACTTTCCAACACTGCACATACTTATCTTACTTTCCAAAACCACAACTTTCTTAACCTTTGAGACTTCATCAAATGatgtcttcttaaaaataaaacagtttgTAGTTTTCTTCTATCATTCATGCGAGAACAGGCTTTTTCTCTCACTTTTTCTATAGGTACACACAGATAGCATGAATGTAATTCATAGGCTCCTGTaggaggaggaaaggtgggatataaattcaataaataaaaatatattattagggCCTTAATAATTGGAGAAGATATTACAGTACTgttcaattaaaaataatttccttTTAAGTAGCCTGATCTGCATACTTCCTCAGAAGCAGGTACAACATTTTAGTGGAGTGTACATCCAAACGTGTAAAGTTGCAGTTTTATAATATGTTTTTAGTTCTGGAAGACAACTGACCTTAAGGCCAGGGAAGCTATTTGATTATCAGATTTGTTTTGAATTTATGGCACCatcacacaaaatggttgccgcATGCAGCAGGGATATAGTGGTGGACTTGCCCCATCTGCAGGATAGAGAtgtttggattgcagcctaaacctTATAAAGTTAGGTTCTGTTGTGCCTCAGAACATAAGTCTCTTGGAAGAAGTACTACCCATCAGAAGTTTAacaaacagaatataaaaataagCAGCACCGGAATAAATGTTAATACCTTATTTGACATTTTGATTGAATTGTCTATATGCTGCTGTAATTTATGCATATCCTGTGTTCCAGGTTCAAAAGAAATCTGTAAATAGAAGAATAAAAATTTGTGACAGTTGACATTCTTTTGTTTAGAAGTTGGCAGTTTTGAGTTTATAGCTTTGCCTTAATACAGACTCCATAATACATGTGTCTACTTGCAAATCAATTAGATTTGTGCATGCCATACACTTATGCACATTTTGCTGTGGCATTTGTGGATAGACAATTTGATACCTTAGTTTTGATCACAGCAAAGCTGGAGTTACTGGATAGCTCCAGTCACCAGATACAGACTTGTCAGGAAGAGTAAGATTGGGATTGTTGAACACACTGTACAGTAAAATGTTGtttaggaaggaaagaaaggaagaatagGGTTCAGAAACACTGAAAACAGATATTACCCTTAAGAGTCTCGTTGATAAGATCTACCTACTAACACGAATCCTTGCTGCATCTCACCCTTGAATGGATGCACTTGTTCCTTATTCCACCTGCCCATAAACAGTTCAAGATAGTTTTCAGAATTGCTGATATAGTTTAACAAAGCAATTGATTTAAAACTAGTTAACCTCTGAACTTAATCACCTTCCACACACAtgtacaaagaaataataatcagCCTTCAAGCAAGAAAGGTTTCGCCCTGGCTTTTGTGAACAGAAGCAAGCACTTGCAGACAAAGCACCTGTAAACTGGTGATGAATGTACCTGCTAAACCTTGTCATCTGTGGTAGATAGGGAAGAGTGCCAAGACTTGGTTCTGACTCCCCATGAATTTCTCTTCCACCCCCCAGAAGATTGGCACACCTGTAATATTCCTCCTAAGCAGAGCTGCTATAGCAGTGATCACAAAAGGTTGATTGGTTAGGAAGAAGTGCTGTTGTTTCTGTCATTTCAGCACAGGTGGCTTTGTGTCCAGGCTGCAAGAGCAGTCTTTCAGTACTGTTGGTTCATCTGAGAGGTAGTTCATGGATTTAGTCTAGGGTACCTACCCTGGCAAACACACAACCTGCTGCTCAGTTGCAGTGGCTCCAGGACAG
The sequence above is a segment of the Podarcis muralis chromosome 4, rPodMur119.hap1.1, whole genome shotgun sequence genome. Coding sequences within it:
- the MZT1 gene encoding mitotic-spindle organizing protein 1, producing the protein MANPAANLNAVRETMEVLLEISRILNTGLDMETLSICVRLCEQGINPEALSAVIKELRKATEALKAAENMPS